The following nucleotide sequence is from Roseivirga sp. BDSF3-8.
GGGAACGGCCATGAAGAGGGTGGCTTTCTCTTGCTCGAGGGTATTGAGTACGCCTGCTGCATCAAATTTTTTCATGAGGGTGACGGAGGCGCCGTGGTGGAGAAAGGGGGTGAAGAGTACGTTCCAGCCACCGGTGTGGAAGGGGGGCATACAAACGAGGGTGTGGTCTGCTGAGGTGATATCAAGCCGGGTGGCGGTATTGATGGAGTTCCAGAAGGCCATGCCGTGGGTATAGAGGGCGCCCTTGGGGAAGCCGGTGGTGCCACTGGTGTAGAGGATGAGGAGGGGATCATCTTCTGCTATGGGTGCGGGAGGAAAGGGGACGCCGGGGGTTTCTTCTATGGCTTGCAAAAAGGTATCGGGCTTCATGACGTGCCGTATCTTTCCGAGGCTTTCGTGGCCTTCGAGAAGGGGGAGGTAGTGATCATCGACCATGAAGAGGCCGGGGGTACAGTCATCGAGCATGTAGGCAAGCTCGCGGGTTGCCAGGCGGTAATTGAGTGGTACGAGTACGATGCCGGTCTTTTGTGCGGCAGAAAGGAGTATGGCGTATTCGAGGGAGAAGTCGGCCAGCATGGCGATACGGCTCCCTTTGGTAAGGCCGAGGTGTTGGGTGAGGAAGGAGGCGGCACGGGCGCCTTTCTGGTTAAGCTCTTTGTAGGTAAGGGTACGGCCGTTACCATATTCTTTTACGGCAATCTTCTCGGGGAGGTAGTCTGTCCACCTTTCTATCCAGTCTTTTCGGTATTGGGCCATGTGGGTGTAGCGGGTATGGGTAGAAAATGACCGGCGGAGCACGGGCCCCGCCGGTATTTATATTGGGTTAATGAATCAAAGTCTGAAGGCTGCACTGGCAAAGGACAGTCCTCCGCCGGAGCCTATGAAGACTACAAGATCACCGGGCTTGATCTGCTCTTTTTCCCAGGCTTCATTAAAGGCCATGGGGATGCAGGCGGAGCCGGTATACCCGTAGTAGTGCATGATGGTGGGGGCTTTTTCCCTGGGAAGTCCCAGCAGATCCATGGTGGCGTATATGCTGTTGATATTGATCTGGGTAATGAAAAAGCGGTCAACGTCTTCGGGCTTTTCACCGATACGCTGGCAGAGGTCGCGGATCATGCCGCTCCACATGTCGGGGTTGAGCTCGGTGGGAAAGCGCTTGACGAACTTAAGTTTATGGTCTTTTGCGGTTACCACTTCCTGGTCTACAGGGGTGGCGGTACCTCCGGCATAGATACCCATCCAGTCGCAGTACTGCCCTTCTGTGCGCAGCTCGCTGGCAAGGAATCCTTTTTGGGCTTTGAGGCCTTCACCGGGCACTTCCTCGGCAGTGAGTACGACGGCGCCGGCACCATCGGCAAAGAGGTTGGCGGTTTTTTTGTCGTATTTATCGAGGTATTTGCTCATGACGTAGGCGCCTACGACAAGTACGTTATTGTAGCGGTCGTCTGACCGGATGTACTTGGAGGCCACGTCGAGTGCGGTAACGAAGCCTGCGCAGGCGGTATTGAGGTCAAAGGTGCCGGCCTTTTTGGCCCCGAGGCGGTGCTGCACTTTGCTGGCGGTGCTGGGGCTGATGTACTCAGGGGTATCGGTGGCAACGATAAGGAGGTCGAGCTCTCCGGCTTTTACTCCGGCGCGTTCCAGGGCCTGATGGGCGGCCTTTTCGACAAGGTCGGCAGTACTTTCGTCTTCGGCAGCCCAGCGGCGTTCGTAGATCTGTACATTTTCACGCAGCCAGGTGTCCACGTCCTGTCCCAATAGCTCATTAAAGTAGCTATTGGGCACCACCCGCTCAGGAACGTAGGCGCCAACTGATCGTATGACGGCATTTCGCATAATCTATTGATTTATGGGTGATGAGAAGATTTAACTGATAACGCCTCCGTCTACACTGAGTGTGGCGCCATTGATATAGGCTGCCTCATCTGATGCGAGGAAGAGGTAGGCGTTTGCGATGTCGCGCACGCTACCCATTTTACCAGTGGGTATTTTGGCTTCAATCTGCTGAAGTACCTCTGCGGGTATTTTCTGTGTCATCTCAGTTGCGATAAAGCCTGGTGCTACGGCATTGACGGTAACGCCTTTGCGGCCGAGCTCCCGGGCCCAAACTTTGGTCATGCCTATGACGCCTGCTTTGGTGGCGACGTAGTTGGTCTGGCCGAAGTTGCCATATAGGCCTACGACGGAGCTGGCGCTTACAATGCGGCCGCTGCCTTGTGTTACCATATACTGGGAGAGGACTTTGGTGCAGTTGAAGACGCCTGTGAGGTTCACATCGATGACCTGCTGCCATACCTCTGGTGTCATCTTTTTGAGGCTGGCATCACGTGTGATGCCGGCATTATTGATGAGGATGTCAATACGGCCAAATTTCTCATTGACCTCAGCAGCAGCTTTTTCTACTGCCTCGTATTCGACCGTATTGACTTTTTGGAACTGAACTTCTACGGCATGGGCGGAAGCCAATGAGGTAGCGAGTTCGTTTCCTTTACTCTCATCAAGGTCCCATATGACCACAGTGGCGCCTTCTTCTGCAAATCGTTCGGCGGTGGCTTTACCTATTCCATTGGCTCCACCGGTTATCACGGCCACTTTATTTTCAAGTCTTTTCATGAAATCGTGTATCTGCTATTAGCGGAAATATTTTATTGCTTATTGATGGGTGGCAGGTCTACTCTTAGCTCAAGTGAATAGAGTCTGCCTGTAGGAGGCGCGGCGGTAAACTCACGCTGCTCGGTGTCGAACAGGTTGGTTACCTGACCACTGAGGCGTACCTGGTCGCTGAACTTGTAGCCAAGGCTGACGTCGAATGTGACGAAGCCGCCAAGGGGGCCGTAGTTATAGGCGTCTGCACTGCGGGCATCTTCTACGATGGGTACGCCACGGTATACGAGGTCTTGTGTTTCGGCGGCAATCTGGAAGCTGCTGAAGTAGTCAAACTCCTGTACCCAGCGGGTGAATACGGAACCGAAAACGCGGTCGCCGACATAGTTAAGGGCAAAGCTTGCCTTGTTGCGGGGGGCGTTTACGAGTAGGTCGAGCTTATTCACGACGCCATCGTTATTGAAGTCGTTCTCGAGGTTGTTCTCGTCGGTATCGTAGCCGAAGTAGCTATAGTTCAGGTTGGCACTGAGTGCATCATTGAAGAAGTAGCTAAGGCCGAGGTCGAATCCGTAGGTGTTGAACTTACCGAAGTTGATGTAGGTGGCTACAAGGCCGCCGTATGCCGCATAGCCTGACTGTACGTCTTCGATGGGGGTATCGCCTCTTTGGGTGGTTACTCCTACTACGGTTACGGGGCTAAGGAAGTCTTCGGAAATATTGTAGTAGGCGTTGGCATCCACAAATAGCTTGTTTTTGACAACTACGCCTTTGTATCCGAGCTCGATGGTCTGCAGTTTTTCTACGGTTTGTTTCTCTATTTCGGTACCGTCGGCGAGGGTGAAGCCTTCTGCATTACCGAGGATGAGTCCATTGAAGAGGTCACCGTACATGTTGAGAATGGTGGGTGCGGCGATACCCCGTCCATATGTGAGGCGCACACCGCCAAAGTCTCCACTGTAGACGACGCCTACCTTGGGCAGGAAGTTAAATCCGTACACCTCGTGGTTATCGCCACGGAAAGCACCGGTAAGCTTGAGGCCATTGCCGAATTTATAGTCAAACTGACCGTAAACGCCTACCTGGTCGATGGTGATGTAATCCTCTTCATTTTCATCAAGAAGGTAGGTGCCTTTGGAGTTGGCCATGTCGCGCTGGTACTGGGCACCAATGGTGTAGAAGAATGACTCTTCTATCTGGTTGTTATACTGAATCTCACCGTTCCAGCGGCGGCTATCGTCTTTGAAGAGTGCTCCTGTGGTGTAGCTGAGGGAGTCACGCACAAGGTCTTCAGGGAAACCAAGGTCTGTAAAGGTGTAGTAGGCTTTGGTACGGTCATCTATGGAGTAGGTGTCTTCGGTCTTACTCCATGTGTGGTATACCTGGGCAAACCAATGGTCTGCTACGAGCTTTGCCTGGGCGTAGTAGATGTTCCAGTCGATGATCTGGTTACGGCCTACATTGGTAGGGCTGAGGTATGTGCTGTTAGACGCCCCTCCCTGAAAGATAATGTCTGTTCCGTCTACAGGGGTGTAGTAGAAGGCGGCTTCTCCGCGGTTGAACTCTATGTCGCGATCGAGCATGTACTCGGGATAGCCTTCGGTACCGGGTATGGTATCGCGGTTGATGTATACGGAGTCTACGTACTCGAACTCTTCGGCGGTGGTATGCTCGCCGGTGACTTTAAAGGCCCACTGGTCATTGAATACGTGGGCATAGCGCATGCGGGTGGAGAAGGTGCTCTGGTTACCTACGGTCTGGGCAACGGTAAGGCCTTCGCTGGTGCGGGGGTCTTTGGTAATGGTGTTTACAAGGCCGTTGTGTGCATTGGGACCGAAGAGGGCGGAGTTGGGCCCGAGTACGACTTCTACGCGCTCAATATCTTCTTTGATAACGGTATTGAGGGGTCCCATGGGCAGGCCGGTGGCAATGAGTGAGCTGAAGCGGCCATCGGTTACCTGGAGGTTTTTGCTGTTAAAGTTGCTATTGAATCCGCGCACGTTGATACCGGTACCTACAACACCTGCACGGACGAATTCAACGCCTTTGAGACGGGCGAGCAGCTCACCGGGATTGAAGGTGGGCAGGTTCTGGAGGTCTTGTGCACTGATGGTCTCGATGGTGGCGGGGGTCTCGGTGATCTTCTCAGCACGGCGGGTACCTGATACCACTACTTCATCGAGCTGGGCGAGGTCTTCTTCAAGTGTAATGTCTATTACTGCCCGGTCTCCTACGAGTACTTCGGCGGTCTGGTATCCCAGAAAGCGAAATACGAGTATGGTGGCGGGGTCATTGACGACTATTTCATAACGACCGGTGTTGTCTGTGACGACACCGCGCTGGGTGCCCTTAACAGTGACGGTGACGCCGGGCAGCCCTTCGTCTACCACGTCCACTGATACCCGGCCGGAAACGGTGCGCTCCTGGGCGTAGGCCTGCGTGCCTATAAGGAGCAGGATCAGGAATAATGGTAAAATATACTTCATGTCGTTTGGGTTAATGATGATGGTCTATGGAACAGGTTATTCATTCAAAAATTTGATTACGGTAGTGGCAAATTCTGCCGGCTTTTCGAAGGGCATCATGTGCCCTGCTTCGGGTATCATGACGAGGGTACTGTTGGGTATCTCGCCGGCCCCTTGCTCAGCCACTTTGCGGGTGGTGAGGGTGGGGTGTAAATATCGATTGGGTATGAGCTTATCGCCATCTCCGTAGGCGATAAGGACGGGCATTTGCAAGGCAGAAAGTTTATCGAAAACGGGTGCCTGCAGCATACCGCGTACCCCGGCGGAGACTACGTTCACATAGTGGTCCATAAGGGGTGTGCTGCGTAGGTCCAGCCGGTCTTGTATAAGGTCTTCGGCCCCGGGGGGCATTTCTTCATGAAAGTTGAGGGCAAATGACTGCCGGATAGCCTGCTCGTTCTGGTTTTTCAGAAATTCGGGGGTACTATAGGGTGCGAGGGCGGCTCCTTCCTGGGGGGTGAAGGTCTCGAAGCCGGCAGGTGAGGCAAGTACGAGGCTGCTGACTCTTTGGGGATGCCGGAGGGCCATGAGTATGGCGGTCTGGCCGCCCATGCTGTGCCCGGCGAGTACGGCCTGGTCTATTTGCAGGCTGTCCATGAGGGCGAATACGGTCTCGCCAAAGAACTTGAGAATATTTTGATCGCCAAGCCGGGCGGTGAGGTCGCCGTTCTGGCTGTAGCCGTA
It contains:
- a CDS encoding class I adenylate-forming enzyme family protein, whose translation is MAQYRKDWIERWTDYLPEKIAVKEYGNGRTLTYKELNQKGARAASFLTQHLGLTKGSRIAMLADFSLEYAILLSAAQKTGIVLVPLNYRLATRELAYMLDDCTPGLFMVDDHYLPLLEGHESLGKIRHVMKPDTFLQAIEETPGVPFPPAPIAEDDPLLILYTSGTTGFPKGALYTHGMAFWNSINTATRLDITSADHTLVCMPPFHTGGWNVLFTPFLHHGASVTLMKKFDAAGVLNTLEQEKATLFMAVPTMLKMMSDDPAFDHVSLQSIRYFIVGGEPLPIPTIERWHNKGVLIRQGYGLTEVGPNVTSLHHSDAVRKKGSIGKPNFYVDYRVVADDGTDCSPSQAGELWLKGPMVTPGYWQNPSATAAALQDGWFKTGDVVQVDPEGYIYIVDRKKNMYISGGENVYPAEVEHFLRTHPHVEEVAVVGVPDPKWGETGKVFIALKEGAMLTGQEVIQFCNGKLAKYKVPKHVVFMDELPKNAAGKIARKELE
- a CDS encoding 3-oxoacyl-ACP synthase III family protein; its protein translation is MRNAVIRSVGAYVPERVVPNSYFNELLGQDVDTWLRENVQIYERRWAAEDESTADLVEKAAHQALERAGVKAGELDLLIVATDTPEYISPSTASKVQHRLGAKKAGTFDLNTACAGFVTALDVASKYIRSDDRYNNVLVVGAYVMSKYLDKYDKKTANLFADGAGAVVLTAEEVPGEGLKAQKGFLASELRTEGQYCDWMGIYAGGTATPVDQEVVTAKDHKLKFVKRFPTELNPDMWSGMIRDLCQRIGEKPEDVDRFFITQININSIYATMDLLGLPREKAPTIMHYYGYTGSACIPMAFNEAWEKEQIKPGDLVVFIGSGGGLSFASAAFRL
- a CDS encoding beta-ketoacyl-ACP reductase; protein product: MKRLENKVAVITGGANGIGKATAERFAEEGATVVIWDLDESKGNELATSLASAHAVEVQFQKVNTVEYEAVEKAAAEVNEKFGRIDILINNAGITRDASLKKMTPEVWQQVIDVNLTGVFNCTKVLSQYMVTQGSGRIVSASSVVGLYGNFGQTNYVATKAGVIGMTKVWARELGRKGVTVNAVAPGFIATEMTQKIPAEVLQQIEAKIPTGKMGSVRDIANAYLFLASDEAAYINGATLSVDGGVIS
- a CDS encoding TonB-dependent receptor domain-containing protein — its product is MKYILPLFLILLLIGTQAYAQERTVSGRVSVDVVDEGLPGVTVTVKGTQRGVVTDNTGRYEIVVNDPATILVFRFLGYQTAEVLVGDRAVIDITLEEDLAQLDEVVVSGTRRAEKITETPATIETISAQDLQNLPTFNPGELLARLKGVEFVRAGVVGTGINVRGFNSNFNSKNLQVTDGRFSSLIATGLPMGPLNTVIKEDIERVEVVLGPNSALFGPNAHNGLVNTITKDPRTSEGLTVAQTVGNQSTFSTRMRYAHVFNDQWAFKVTGEHTTAEEFEYVDSVYINRDTIPGTEGYPEYMLDRDIEFNRGEAAFYYTPVDGTDIIFQGGASNSTYLSPTNVGRNQIIDWNIYYAQAKLVADHWFAQVYHTWSKTEDTYSIDDRTKAYYTFTDLGFPEDLVRDSLSYTTGALFKDDSRRWNGEIQYNNQIEESFFYTIGAQYQRDMANSKGTYLLDENEEDYITIDQVGVYGQFDYKFGNGLKLTGAFRGDNHEVYGFNFLPKVGVVYSGDFGGVRLTYGRGIAAPTILNMYGDLFNGLILGNAEGFTLADGTEIEKQTVEKLQTIELGYKGVVVKNKLFVDANAYYNISEDFLSPVTVVGVTTQRGDTPIEDVQSGYAAYGGLVATYINFGKFNTYGFDLGLSYFFNDALSANLNYSYFGYDTDENNLENDFNNDGVVNKLDLLVNAPRNKASFALNYVGDRVFGSVFTRWVQEFDYFSSFQIAAETQDLVYRGVPIVEDARSADAYNYGPLGGFVTFDVSLGYKFSDQVRLSGQVTNLFDTEQREFTAAPPTGRLYSLELRVDLPPINKQ
- a CDS encoding alpha/beta fold hydrolase, translated to MKKTLITLLTLVLMHCASARMFTPDYGYQVHEIKVNDLNIGYIDEGEGPQTIIFLHGLGGYIKHWQPTLDTLTHHYRCIAVDLPGYGYSQNGDLTARLGDQNILKFFGETVFALMDSLQIDQAVLAGHSMGGQTAILMALRHPQRVSSLVLASPAGFETFTPQEGAALAPYSTPEFLKNQNEQAIRQSFALNFHEEMPPGAEDLIQDRLDLRSTPLMDHYVNVVSAGVRGMLQAPVFDKLSALQMPVLIAYGDGDKLIPNRYLHPTLTTRKVAEQGAGEIPNSTLVMIPEAGHMMPFEKPAEFATTVIKFLNE